A portion of the Flavobacterium limnophilum genome contains these proteins:
- a CDS encoding bestrophin family protein — MTSYNPKDWISFIFSASKADTFQKLIPMMFIIGIYSGIVGYLEMEYWDLPDDSQVKNISVMHSLLGFVISLLLAYRTNTAYDRWWEGRRMWGGLVNSSRNLAIKLSVILKDENDRAYFRKMIPGYASILQKHLTDSDTAKQLFDDVDLEIDHHKHRPNQVAKILFQKISDLYNSKKITGDQLIILNNELQSFTDICGACERIKNTPIPYSYSAFIKKFIFIYVLTLPFAYVFILGYFVIPVVVFIFYVLASLELIAEEIEDPFGMDDNDLPTKKIAENIKKHVEELI; from the coding sequence ATGACTTCCTATAACCCAAAAGACTGGATTAGCTTTATTTTTAGCGCAAGTAAAGCAGATACGTTTCAAAAATTAATTCCAATGATGTTTATTATTGGAATCTACTCCGGAATTGTTGGTTATTTAGAAATGGAATATTGGGATTTACCCGATGACAGCCAAGTGAAAAATATCTCCGTGATGCACAGTTTGCTGGGTTTCGTGATTTCATTATTATTGGCTTACCGAACCAATACGGCCTACGATCGCTGGTGGGAAGGACGAAGAATGTGGGGAGGTTTGGTCAACAGCAGCCGAAATTTAGCCATTAAATTATCCGTGATTTTAAAAGACGAGAATGATCGGGCTTATTTCAGGAAAATGATTCCGGGTTATGCCTCAATTTTGCAGAAACATTTAACCGATAGCGATACGGCAAAACAATTGTTTGACGATGTCGATCTGGAAATCGACCATCACAAACACAGACCCAACCAAGTCGCCAAAATACTGTTTCAAAAAATAAGTGATTTGTATAATTCAAAAAAAATCACGGGCGACCAACTTATTATTCTGAACAACGAACTACAATCCTTTACCGATATTTGTGGGGCTTGCGAGCGAATCAAAAACACGCCTATTCCCTACTCTTACAGCGCATTTATCAAGAAATTCATCTTTATTTATGTGCTGACACTGCCTTTTGCCTATGTATTTATTTTGGGTTATTTCGTGATTCCGGTGGTGGTTTTCATCTTTTATGTATTGGCTAGTTTGGAATTAATCGCCGAAGAAATCGAAGACCCGTTTGGTATGGACGACAACGATTTGCCAACCAAAAAAATAGCAGAAAACATCAAAAAACACGTCGAGGAATTGATTTAA
- the pheT gene encoding phenylalanine--tRNA ligase subunit beta, with protein MKISYNWLKQFIKIDWKSDETAALLTDLGLEVEVVEKYQSVKGGLEGIVVGHVLTCVPHPDADRLKVTTVDLGDGVPVQIVCGAANVAAGQKVPVATIGTTLYDKEGVAFQIKKGKIRGQESHGMICAEDELGLGESHDGIMVLDDAIIAGTTAATVFKIENDEVFEIGLTPNRADAMSHFGTARDLRAGLLQTGVKVELISPSVSNFRVDKRTLKIDVSVEKPLLAPRYCGVTISGITVKPSPEWLQNRLKSIGLNPKNNIVDVTNYVLHELGQPLHAFDASKINGKIIVKTLPSGTKFTTLDDVERSLHEEDLMICDEKGPLCIAGVFGGKNSGVSETTTSIFLESAYFNPVSIRKSAKRHQLNTDASFRFERGIDPTITEYALKRAALLIQEVAGGEITSDIVDIYPKKIEDFPVVLNFDNVKRIIGQELPKEIIKNILASLEIKINSVSDAGLGLTIPAYRVDVQREIDVIEEILRVYGYNNIKFSDKLNATVSNSPRTEDYKVQNVIANQLNSQGFHEMMANSLTTSSYVQLSEMLKEEHNVMMLNPLSNDLAAMRQSLLFSGLEAISYNINRRNADLKLFEFGKTYHKLLSGYEERKHLTMFITGNRNQESWTNAQKPTDFFLFKGYVNAVLERLGIQKTQNIPVTSDVFSEGIAIGFGNDTLVEFGVVKKSILKHFDIKQEVLFADFNWALVLKLLSNKIKYVEIPKYPEVRRDLSLLLDDSVSFDAIYKLARQTEKSLLKDISLFDVYQGKNLPEGKKSYAVSFTIQDNTKTLTDVQIDKIMGKLQKSLETELGASLR; from the coding sequence ATGAAAATATCATACAACTGGTTAAAACAATTCATAAAAATAGACTGGAAATCCGATGAAACTGCGGCATTATTGACGGATTTGGGTCTGGAAGTAGAAGTAGTCGAAAAATATCAATCGGTAAAAGGAGGACTCGAAGGCATTGTTGTAGGCCACGTCCTTACTTGTGTTCCGCATCCTGATGCCGATAGATTAAAAGTAACCACCGTTGACTTAGGCGATGGTGTTCCTGTTCAAATTGTTTGTGGTGCTGCCAATGTCGCCGCAGGTCAAAAAGTGCCTGTTGCCACTATTGGAACCACATTATACGACAAGGAAGGTGTTGCCTTTCAAATTAAAAAAGGAAAAATCCGCGGACAAGAAAGCCACGGAATGATTTGCGCCGAAGACGAATTGGGTCTTGGCGAAAGTCACGACGGAATTATGGTTTTAGATGATGCAATTATTGCTGGAACAACTGCCGCCACTGTTTTCAAAATTGAAAATGACGAAGTTTTCGAAATTGGACTCACCCCAAATCGTGCCGATGCGATGAGCCATTTTGGAACCGCCCGAGATTTAAGAGCCGGATTGTTGCAAACGGGTGTAAAAGTGGAACTGATTTCGCCTTCCGTGAGTAATTTTAGAGTCGACAAAAGAACATTAAAAATTGATGTCAGTGTCGAAAAACCACTTCTAGCTCCTAGATATTGCGGTGTCACCATTTCTGGAATAACCGTAAAACCTTCTCCAGAATGGCTACAAAACCGATTGAAATCCATTGGATTAAATCCAAAAAACAATATCGTGGATGTCACCAATTACGTTTTGCACGAATTGGGTCAACCACTTCACGCCTTTGACGCATCCAAAATAAACGGTAAAATAATCGTAAAAACACTTCCTTCGGGAACCAAATTTACCACGCTTGACGATGTGGAAAGAAGTTTGCACGAAGAAGATTTGATGATTTGTGACGAAAAAGGACCTTTGTGTATTGCGGGAGTTTTTGGCGGAAAAAATTCGGGAGTTTCTGAAACGACCACTTCCATTTTCTTGGAAAGTGCCTATTTCAATCCCGTGAGCATTCGAAAAAGTGCCAAAAGACACCAATTAAATACCGATGCTTCCTTCCGATTTGAAAGAGGAATCGATCCAACCATCACCGAATATGCTTTGAAACGTGCCGCCTTGTTGATTCAAGAAGTAGCCGGCGGTGAAATCACCTCCGATATCGTGGATATTTATCCAAAGAAAATCGAAGACTTTCCGGTAGTATTAAATTTCGACAATGTTAAGAGAATTATTGGTCAAGAATTGCCAAAAGAAATCATCAAAAATATCTTGGCATCTTTGGAAATCAAGATAAACAGCGTTTCTGACGCCGGATTGGGATTGACAATTCCTGCTTATCGCGTGGATGTGCAAAGAGAAATTGACGTTATCGAGGAAATTCTTCGAGTGTACGGTTACAACAACATCAAATTTTCGGACAAATTGAATGCCACGGTTTCCAATTCCCCAAGAACCGAAGATTATAAAGTGCAAAACGTCATTGCCAACCAATTGAATTCACAAGGATTCCACGAAATGATGGCCAATTCATTGACCACTTCTTCTTATGTTCAATTGTCGGAAATGTTGAAAGAGGAACACAATGTGATGATGCTGAACCCATTGAGCAACGATTTGGCTGCAATGCGTCAATCATTGTTGTTCTCAGGATTGGAAGCAATTTCGTATAACATCAACCGTAGAAATGCAGATTTGAAATTGTTCGAATTTGGAAAAACCTACCATAAATTACTGTCCGGTTATGAAGAACGTAAACATTTAACGATGTTTATCACCGGAAACCGAAATCAAGAAAGTTGGACTAACGCCCAAAAACCAACCGATTTCTTTTTATTCAAAGGCTATGTCAATGCTGTTTTGGAACGATTAGGAATTCAAAAAACACAAAATATACCTGTAACTTCCGATGTGTTTTCAGAAGGAATTGCCATCGGATTTGGAAATGACACTCTTGTAGAATTTGGTGTAGTAAAAAAATCTATTTTAAAACATTTTGACATCAAGCAGGAAGTATTGTTTGCCGATTTTAATTGGGCTTTGGTTTTAAAACTGCTTTCCAACAAAATCAAGTACGTCGAAATCCCAAAATATCCTGAAGTTCGCAGAGATTTGTCTTTGTTGTTGGACGACAGCGTTTCTTTCGACGCCATCTATAAATTAGCGCGACAAACAGAGAAATCATTGTTGAAAGACATCAGTTTATTCGATGTGTACCAAGGAAAAAACCTTCCCGAAGGCAAGAAATCCTATGCGGTAAGCTTCACCATCCAAGACAATACCAAAACCTTGACCGATGTTCAAATCGACAAAATTATGGGCAAATTGCAAAAAAGCTTGGAAACCGAATTGGGAGCCAGTTTGAGGTAA
- a CDS encoding ExbD/TolR family protein, whose protein sequence is MEINKKVRSKKLGTKVDLTAMVSVSFLLIIFFMVTKELSKPQAMSLGLPDNRISCGSFGCGTGTETRTITILLDKDDKMIVYSGLLAYPLESPKEVVYGKDGIRKELFNKNKAVQEYSAKYGRTYRGPIVIIKPSKKCNYKNLVDILDEMAIANIQTYAIVNNYTPEERKLLAVK, encoded by the coding sequence ATGGAAATTAATAAAAAAGTAAGGAGTAAAAAATTAGGTACAAAAGTAGATTTAACCGCAATGGTTAGTGTGTCTTTTCTATTGATTATTTTTTTTATGGTAACAAAGGAATTATCTAAACCACAAGCAATGTCATTAGGATTACCTGATAATCGTATTAGTTGCGGTTCATTTGGTTGCGGTACTGGTACTGAAACTCGCACTATAACTATTTTACTTGATAAAGATGATAAAATGATTGTTTACAGTGGTCTTTTAGCATATCCTTTAGAAAGTCCCAAAGAAGTAGTTTATGGTAAAGATGGAATTCGCAAAGAATTATTCAACAAAAACAAGGCTGTTCAGGAATATTCTGCAAAATATGGAAGAACTTATAGAGGGCCAATTGTAATTATAAAACCAAGCAAAAAATGCAACTACAAAAACTTGGTTGATATTCTTGATGAAATGGCAATTGCAAACATACAAACTTATGCAATTGTTAATAATTATACACCTGAAGAAAGAAAATTATTAGCTGTAAAATAA
- a CDS encoding type II toxin-antitoxin system RelE/ParE family toxin, which produces MKYEIVYLPLVFEDIKETNDFYNSRVKGLGKEFVIAVKKEFKAILKNPLLFEIKYKNTRIAFTKRFPFGIHFEIQENSNRIVVKGVYHTSRNSELWYSR; this is translated from the coding sequence ATGAAATACGAGATTGTATATCTGCCTTTGGTTTTTGAGGATATCAAGGAGACAAATGATTTCTATAATTCAAGGGTAAAAGGACTTGGGAAAGAGTTTGTAATTGCCGTAAAAAAGGAGTTTAAGGCTATTTTGAAAAATCCATTACTTTTTGAGATTAAATATAAAAATACCAGAATTGCGTTTACAAAGCGTTTTCCTTTTGGAATTCATTTTGAAATACAAGAAAATTCAAATCGTATTGTGGTTAAAGGTGTGTATCATACATCAAGAAATTCAGAACTATGGTATAGTAGATAA
- a CDS encoding addiction module protein, whose product MKAIKQIIDVENHTFSVVLPKDFTAKRVEVIILPSSPEDDIPQWQQEESERRYNEYLQNPEIAILNEDFMKKLDVL is encoded by the coding sequence ATGAAAGCTATAAAACAAATTATTGATGTTGAAAATCATACGTTTAGTGTAGTGCTTCCAAAAGATTTTACAGCAAAAAGAGTAGAAGTAATTATTCTGCCTTCCAGTCCAGAAGATGACATTCCGCAATGGCAGCAAGAGGAATCAGAACGCCGTTACAATGAGTATTTGCAAAATCCTGAAATCGCTATTTTGAATGAGGATTTTATGAAGAAATTGGATGTTTTGTAA